GCCGATGGCTATGATCGCGCCGCGCAGAAGATCCTCGACACGATCGGTCGCCTCGACGAGCATTGCGACGACCTCGCCGCTGTGGTCGGGCGCGAGGGCTCCCGCGGCCTGCAGACGGCGATGAAGAAGCTCGTCGTCGAGCTGCAGCGCGACATCGCCGCGGCCCTGCGCTCCGAGGCGGACACGCTGCGCGCGATGATCACCGAGAACGTCCAGCAGCAATGATGGACCTCGGCGCCGTCGCGGCGACCCTCGACGCTCTCGCCCTGCGGGTCGAGCCGATCGATCCGCAGCCGCTCTCGCAATGGATGGCCGAGAACATCGTCCTGGTCGACGGCCCGTCCGCCGGCCGCATGTGGAGCCTCGACGGCGCGCCCTATCTGGCGGAGATCGCGGATTGCCTCGGCGACGACCACCCCTGCAACCTCGTCACGGTGCGAAAATCGCAGCAGACGGGCGCGTCCATCCTCGCGCTCGGATGGTGCCTCTACATAGCCGACCGCGAACCGGCGAACACGCTCTACGGCGTGCCGGGGATCGACGCCCTGCGCGATCTCAACAGCGGCAAGCTGCAGCCGCTCATCGACGCCTGGCAGAAGCACACGGGGCGCGTCGTGTTCGAGCCGCAGACATCGCGCTCGGGCGCCGGCTCCACGACCTACGAGAAAGTTTTCTCGCGCGGGCGCCTCTGGCTCGGCAACGCCAATTCGGTGATGGACCTCTCGTCGAAGACGGTGAAGAAGGGCGTGAAGGACGAGGTGTCCAAATGGGAGGACATCCCCGGCAAGGGCGATCCGGAGACGCTGTTCTTCGGCCGCTTCACCTCGTTTCGCCGTCGGCGCAATTGGAAGATCCTCGAAATCTCGACGCCGGAGGTCGACAGCGGCGACGAGGCCGGCGAAGCGCATGGCCATTGCCGCATCGATCGTTCGTTCAAAAAGTCGGATCAGCGCTTCTGGTTCGTCCCCTGCCCTGGCTGCGGCGCGCATTTCGCGCATGAGTGGGGCGGATTCGTCGTCGACGAGGCGCATCCGCACAAGAGCTATTACGTCTGCCCCCATTGCGGCGCGCGGATCGACGATCTCGCCCGCGTGCCGATGATCCGCTCCGGCTGCTGGCGCCCGACGGCCGCCGGCGGCGCACGCCATCCCGGGTTTCACATCGACGCCTTCGTCTCGCTGATGATGTCTTACGAGGCGATCGCCGAGGATCACATCGCCTCGCGCAAGGGAGGCGAGATCGGTCGCAAGGACTTCGCCAATCTGGTGCTCGGCCTGCCGCATCAGTTCAAGGGCGATGCGCCGGACCACAAGCGGCTGATGGAGCGGCGCGAGGATGGACTCGCCCGCGGCCATGTGCCGCCGCAGGGCCTGCTGCGGGTCGCTTCCGCCGACGTGCAGATGCGCGGCATATGGGTCGAGGTGCTCTCCGTAGCGCCGAATCGGCAGAGCTGGGTGGTCGATGCGCTCTATCTCGACGGCTCGACCGAGTCGCCGGAGGGAGAAGCCTTCGAGAAGCTCGAGCAGCAGGTGCTGAATCGAGAATTTACGGACGCTTTCGGGCGCGGATGCAAGATCGACGCGCTCGCCGTCGACTCCGGCTACCGCACCCATGTGGTCTACGCCTGGGTGCGCGCCAAGCAGCGCCTGCATCCGGACACAGGACAGGACATGGTGCTCGCCGTCGACGGGCGCGACGGTTGGAGCAAGCCGGCGATCGGCATGCCGACGCCGGTGGACATCGATCTCGCCGGCACGAAGATACGGCAGGGCGTGAAGCTCTGGCCCGTCGGCACATGGCCGTTGAAGGGAGCTTTCTACGCCGATCTGCACAAGCTCGGCGTGAAATCCGGCGCGGCGGCCGACCCGGACGGCTATTGCCACTTCGGCACATGGCTCGACGAGACCTATTTCAAGCAGATCACCGCGGAATATCTCGCCACCGAGTCGTTCCGTGGGCGCACGCGGCGCGTGTGGAAGCCGATCACCGCCGGCGCCGACAATCATCTGCTCGACTGCCGCATCTACAATCTGGCGCTCGCCGAATATCTCGGCCTGTCGTCGACGACAGCCGATGAATGGGCCGAGCTCGCCCGCCGGCGCGGTATGCCGCAGGAGGCCATCGCCGAAGGCCTGTTCGCCCCGCGACGCGACGCAGCGCCTGCGCCGGCCGGCGCGCCGATCATCGTCCCGGCGCCCGCCGCGGCGCCCGAGCCGGAGGCGCGCGACCCCTTCGCGCGTCTCGCGGCGCTCAACGATTCGTGAGGCTATGACCAATCTGTCATCCGTCGACAGCGCCACGCTCACGCAGTGGCTCAAAGAGGCGCGCGCCGCCTATCACCAGCTCTCCATCGGCCGCAGCGTCGTCGAGCTGCGCCACAAGGACAAAACCGTCACCTATCGCCACGCCGACGCCGAGCGCCTCCTCGCCTATATCGCCCGCCTCGAGGCGGCCCTCGCCGGCGGCGGGCGCCCGAGCGGAATCGGAGTGATCTTCTGACATGCCCATCGGCTCGGCGATGATCGACTCCGTCGTGAGCGGCGCGCATCAATTCGGCGCGCACGATTCCGGCCCGGGACCGTCGCCGTCGGCTGTCGGCTCGCGGGCCTATCGTGCGGCCTCCGGCATGAGCCAGGAGATGGCCGGCTATTGGCCCGCGTGGTCATCCGGCGATTCGGCGACGCTGCCGAATATTCGCGTCTCGCTCGATCGCACGCGCGACATCATCCGCAACGACCCGCATGCGGCTGCGGGCGTCATGCGGCTTGTCGACATGCTCGTCGGGTCCGGCTGGCAATGCATGCCGACTCCAGACGCGGCGGCGCTGGGGATTTCTCCGAAGGAAGCGAGAGCGCTCGGCCGTGGCATTCGGTCGGAATGGAAGCTGTTTTCACGTGATCCGCGCAAGTTCTGCGATGCGCGGCGCCGCTTGACGCTCAACGGCCTGCTGCGCCTCGCCGCGCGCACCTTCGTGACCGCGAACGAAGCTTGCGCCGTGCTGAAATATGATCGCAAGCGCGTCGAGCGGAAGGGCGCGCGCTATGCGACATGCCTCGCCCAGGTCGATCCGGATCGGTTGAGCAATCCGAACAATCGGCCGAACACGTTGAGATTGCGCGGCGGCGTCGAGTTCGATGAAGATAGCGTGCCGGCGGCCTATCACATCCGCAACGCGCATTATGCGGATTGGTGGGCCGGGACCGAATCGCAGACATGGACCCGCATCGAGCGCGAGACGCCGCACGGGCGCCCCGTCTTCATCCACGCCTTCGAGCCGGAGCGCGAGGA
The sequence above is a segment of the Methylosinus trichosporium OB3b genome. Coding sequences within it:
- a CDS encoding terminase gpA endonuclease subunit; the encoded protein is MMDLGAVAATLDALALRVEPIDPQPLSQWMAENIVLVDGPSAGRMWSLDGAPYLAEIADCLGDDHPCNLVTVRKSQQTGASILALGWCLYIADREPANTLYGVPGIDALRDLNSGKLQPLIDAWQKHTGRVVFEPQTSRSGAGSTTYEKVFSRGRLWLGNANSVMDLSSKTVKKGVKDEVSKWEDIPGKGDPETLFFGRFTSFRRRRNWKILEISTPEVDSGDEAGEAHGHCRIDRSFKKSDQRFWFVPCPGCGAHFAHEWGGFVVDEAHPHKSYYVCPHCGARIDDLARVPMIRSGCWRPTAAGGARHPGFHIDAFVSLMMSYEAIAEDHIASRKGGEIGRKDFANLVLGLPHQFKGDAPDHKRLMERREDGLARGHVPPQGLLRVASADVQMRGIWVEVLSVAPNRQSWVVDALYLDGSTESPEGEAFEKLEQQVLNREFTDAFGRGCKIDALAVDSGYRTHVVYAWVRAKQRLHPDTGQDMVLAVDGRDGWSKPAIGMPTPVDIDLAGTKIRQGVKLWPVGTWPLKGAFYADLHKLGVKSGAAADPDGYCHFGTWLDETYFKQITAEYLATESFRGRTRRVWKPITAGADNHLLDCRIYNLALAEYLGLSSTTADEWAELARRRGMPQEAIAEGLFAPRRDAAPAPAGAPIIVPAPAAAPEPEARDPFARLAALNDS
- the gpW gene encoding gpW family head-tail joining protein: MTNLSSVDSATLTQWLKEARAAYHQLSIGRSVVELRHKDKTVTYRHADAERLLAYIARLEAALAGGGRPSGIGVIF